TTTATACGGATGGTAGTTGGCATTGTGTGTGTGGCGGTGGATTGCGCCTGCGGTGGATTATTATTAGTCAAGAGTCCTGGGGGGGTTGATGTGTAGGTGTCACCAGATAATCTTGCGATTTCCAGCTGgatccttttcttctcagcGTCGGACATTGTGATGTAGGGGAAGCAGACTAGCAGCGAGTATAGCAAGGaacgaaggaagaaaggaagaaaggatggGGTGCATTACTGCATGACCACCGCACATCATTATTGCGGCCGCGGGATTAATTGCCAAAAGTGGACAGGAACGAATAACCGTCATCAACCATCAACAACTGGCATCGAAATGTCTTGATCGTTTCTGTTGAcactcctttcccttcacATTTAGTTTCTTTGTAGGAGCCCATAAATTGATGGGCGGCACTTTAATGTATTCATGCATTGCGCCCTTGGATATATATAACAAGGTGATGGGAAGCTGACTGGATATTCATCGCTCACTACTGAATCATGTTCTTCTCAGACGACCTGCTAACGAGCAAAAAGGGATCGTCAGTCTCTCTCATTCCCTAACAAGCTCACCTGCTAACATCCACAAACAGCTTCGGAATTGTATGGTAAGCCGCAAGAATTGGACGCAGCTAACCACCAGGCTTATGGCCACACTGGGACCTCGGAACAAGAAAATTACAAGGAAGCAGCTCGCCGCTGTAGACCTGGCGAGGACATGTGATCTTATAGCGCAGCCCCCAGAGCCCATGGCGTTGAGATTAAGTGGAGCTTTACTTGTGGGGGTCGCTAGGTGTGTATACTCAATCAGCTAGTTACTTGTGCTGACGCGAGATTAGAGTATATAATCAGAGTTTTGACATGTTTTACTCTGTAATCGTTACATCTATCAGAGGCTATGGAACAGCTAACTTCACATTGTTTTCAGGATGTCAATGCCTTCCACTCTAACCTGCGACGCTCAATCGCTACTGATTTCAGCGCTGCTTACGGAGGTACAGCCAGCGGAATGGCATTGGAACTTCCAGGCGAGGGACGAAgcaggtgatgatgagctcTGACTTCATTCAATTTTACTTGACTAATCGCTCTGTTCAGGCCTGAGCAAATCACTCTCGGTGGTGTCGAATTTGATTGGGAAGCTGATTGGACCAAGATCTTTGGCTACATTGTGGGCTTCCTTGCACTTATCAGTTAACCACTATCGACTGAAAACTTTTGCAGAATTGGAATAACCCTCTTGGAGCCACGCGGAAGCGGCGCGCCTCGTCTGTGATTTCGTCCTCTCAAGCGACTCCGATGTCTGGAATGCatcatgatgatgacgagagACACGGAGAGGATGattcagaagatgaaggctATGAGTCAGAAGTGGGTAGGCAGGCTAAGCGTAAGAAGTGTATGCTCCTATTATATTTCACTACCCGAACGCGGCCAACGCTGGTAAATTGATAGTTTCTGCCTCCCCAGCAACCACCACTCTACATCGCACACCTCTCCACCCCTACGCACCTTCTAACTCGCTTTACACTGGTCCAGACTTGAACTtcaatgaagaagttgacCTTGGTCTTAATCTCGATTTCGAAGCTCCTGCAGGGGCCAACGATAGCTTCTCAGGACCATCGGGAAGGGATTTTGATATTCCACTTGCCCAACCCGATGATTATGATATTGGATTGAATTTTGAAGGCTTTGGCGAAGCAAGGCCAGATGAAGAGTACGTTGATACTCTTGAAAAGAGACCAAAAAGGTGACTAACGGCATACTGCATGCAGCGCCGATATGGGTCCGCCCGTCATTTACGATGATGAACCCGGGGCGCAATATGCACCATACCAAGCGCAGAATCAGGAACGATCTCTCAATCGCCAGTCTTCGATTGAGACTGTTGAGCAAGGTCTCGaatcaaggaagaaaagagagaaaaagttGAAGACTGTTACTTTTGACAGGGCGCTGGAGatagatgaagaggaggagcgtCATACCAGAAAGTCGTATGCCGAgagaatggaaaaggagaaaagagatgcaGAGTTGAAGAAAGTCGAAAAAGAGATTGCAACAAAGGTGGGAAGGATGGTTGATGGCGCAGGGGGTCTCGAATGTAAGTTGATTGATTTTATTTCACGTCTATTCTTTGAATGATCCTTTTCTAGTCTTTGATTTGGAAATGGACGATTGGTTTTCCCATCTCACCCATGTACCCAAGTTCAAATGGGAACAAGATTTGGCTCGAAGCAagaatggcaagaagagtgCACTTGGAACTGATCCCATGGATATTGACGTTCAAGAGCCTGACGACAATCGTCCTGATCTCTATGATAATCTTCCCCCCATGGCTGAGCCTGACGACTATGTTTATGATGTGTTTGGCAACATTGATCTCGGTCAACATGATGTAAGTAGTGTTTTAGAGAGCATCAGAAATCGTAGCTGAATTTGATCCACGATAGGACTACGGGGTGCGCATAAGTTGGCACAGTCATTCCATTACGAACTGACTGAAGAGTACTTAGCCCATTCAGTATGACGAATACGACATACCTATTCGTGACAGGAATgtcggaagaggaagtgaagCATTGGACCTGGAGTACGCCCGTAGGGAGAGTGTTCAGAGTGGCAATCTGCCTGTAAGTCAATCCTCACTACAGGTAAGGAAGAAAGCTCAACGACGATCGGCTTAGTGGGAGGCAGGTATGACCGGAGATTACACACCTGGTAACCCATCAATCCTCCATTAACGAGAAATTGTTAATAATCTTCATACAGGTTTCCCTGACATGGCCGACACTTCCTTCACTCCAGGCTCCCTTAAGCTCAGCATTATGACTCCTCAGGAAGTTCGGTAAGTAACGGCTTCGATCTCAAAGTCTGCCATGGTTTGACAGGTAGGTAAAAAGACTCCGAGTACACAGTCGCTCCGGATCACTCGGTGGCCGCTTCAACCAGCGTCGGCGAATtcggtcttcttcacttaTGAGTGATCGTCCAGATGACGATCCTCTCATGTTAGCTCCAGGAAATGACAGTGATTTAGATGGTGTGTTTTCAAAGGTATCCTGAGGAAGCACGGCTAAGGGTCTGTAGTATTGCCTGATGAACTTGACCTTGAGAACATTGTGACATCGGAAACTCAGGAGGCGAGGTTGGCTGATCTCCCCGAGGCCTTCCGCCCAGAGATGTTAGCGACTCTGGAAAAGCAGTGCCGAGACTTTTTCACGTGGGTTGTTTTTTCTTAATTCTCAGATATGTCTAATATGGCAATAGATACGTTGAGAGGCGCATGGTCAGCCTCGATAGACAAGTGATAGAATTCAACGAGCTGGTGCCAGAACAGACTTCAAAGCATATAGCGGCCGTCGCTTTTGTGAGTTGTGGTCTTTGTCAGTCTCACGGTAATGCTGATTATTTATCCTTTTAGTATGATTGTCTTAGTatgatttcttcctttctgatGTTATCCACACTTATCCCGATACAGCTCTTGCTACCAAAAAAATTTTGTGCATCAATCAGCCTGAACCCTGGGAAGACATCAACATTCGGTTTGCTGTCAAAAACCAGTAAACCTCTCATTATTGTTCCATATCCTTTCACCTTTGATCTCGCAGTTATCgcagaaagaaaaaataaACCCCCCAGGAACAATACCGGTGATCTGGTTAACATGTGCTTTTATATTTGGGTAGGCTTTGACATGCAACAATGACATACATACTATCGGCTTAATCCTTTGATAAAGGTAGGCCCACATCCTTTaatcctttccctcccattGCAAGtcctccactttccccCTGGATACCCATCCCAGTATCGCTCATTTCCACTTCAGCCCCTCCAGCTTTCTGATTGCCATTGAGATTGACTCGCGGGGACAAAGGGACCCTTGATTTGCTTTGAGCGTTGGCCAGTGGAAGAGAACCACCGAAGAACACGTTGCTATCCGCGGCGGAAGACTGAGCCTTGAGCGTTTTAGCTGCTTTAGCTGCTGCCTCAGCCGCCTCTGTCTCCTGTTTTCGCTTGATATATCTAGCCATAGTTATGAGATGATTGCCCATGCACAAGCAAAAAGAACTCACAAGGCAGTTCCCGGGATCTTTTCGGGGTTCGTACATTGTCTCAATCGCTTAtcaacctccttcaccttcttgacATCCAATCCGACGGCAGCTGTCTGGATTATGGCTTCAATTTGTCCAAGGATCTCCAAGAGCCTGGCTTTTTCCATACCATATAGAGGTGCAGGCCCTTGGATTGGTGTTCCAGTTCCGCTTTCTTCAGCCCCATCCACTGACTTTGAAGCGATCGCAGCCGCATGAGCAGCATACCGCCCTTCCAAGAAGCTTTCAACCAGCTTTTTGTCCGCCATTCTCAAGCAAGCTAAGGATATTTGCGACGGTGTAAAAATAAATTCGGCATCTGAAAGGTAGGATGTGGAGAGATGTGTAAAAGCTGGTGCGATGGCCTTTTGAATTGCATCTAGTGGCGGATTCGGTTGATCCTAGAGGACTATCTGTCAATAAACAGTACGCGAGTGCAAAGCATGGATCACTTACTTGCATATCCAGTGTCCAACCTCTCAAAGCCTTATCCGCTCCATGCACCCAGAACTCGAAGGACAGGCTTTGAGCGACCAGAAACTCTTTCTCCAAGACATCTTCTGAAGTGAGCTTTGGGATCTTGGACACGAATTGGTCCGcggaaatgggaaaattGGTGGTTTTCGCAGCTAGATAAAGGCATGTTGGCCTAGATTTTCGGCATCAATATTCGTCTGACGAGATGGATGACTAACTTACATGATGATTTTAGGATGCCATTCCATGACACTGTTCTTAAGGTAGAACCTTTTAACATAGCTGATTGCTGTAGATTCTACCACCTCTGGAAGGCCAAAGCCTTCCCGACAGATCCTAGATACTTGCGAACAATAAAAGtggagaagcaaaagtTCATCGTTGACTGTAAGATAAGTTGCGGCTGGTGGTGGGTCGGCAATGTCGTGCCCTAGTGATTTTTGAGCTTCCTGTGGTATTCGTCAGCCGATTGTCAGTAATGGGTTTTCTTGTAATACGTGGCTAGCTATGGGACGTGATTGAATGTTTACCTTCTCTAGCTCCGTATTCCTCCTAGCCACTTCGACCGATTTGGTATTCAACTCCGACCGTATTCTATCCAACGTCGACGGGGAAAAGCGCCAGTGACGGAACTGTGAAGATTCGTGGTACGCGGAAGGGCCTGGAGTCAAAGAGGGCTTCGATGGCCCCGCCTCTGATGGTGTAGCTTGTCCTGATAGGACCATGTTATATGTTGTCGAGACAAGACAGAGTGAATGAGGAGGTATTGAAATCGCGGATTCGGTGCTGAGACGGGGAAAAATAGGTGATGTGATGACGACAAGACTCATTCGAGATGATTACATCCAAACTTCAATCTTTATTTATCTTCATAACTTTCACTATATCTTCGTATCTTAGAATCTAGACTTGCCCATATGCGTATCCCTCGTACTCAAACATTGCCACAGATCATGCGCCCAACATTAAGTTTCCTggctttccttcccctcatTGCCGCCTTTGACTGTTCTCTCACGGcgtcctccatctcttacGACCTTTCGCCCTTGACTGGCCTTCGCACAGCATCCAAAGATAGCTCTACACCACCAACTACATCGGAAGCGAAGGTTTCTATGAATTTATGTGCGGCAGAAGGTTTAGGGAAGGAGGACGGTGTCGCCGATGAGGACCAGGTGGGTGGTATGTCCATGGGTAATTGGAATATCTTAATGATCGAGTAGTGCCCCGAAAATACAAGGGTCTGCCTCAAACTTGTAAACCACAAgccttcatcctcagaGCCAGACCGAGTGACGGCTGTGGTTCCATTCTGGCTAGTCGATACACCAGACTGTGATATCACAACAACGCCTTTGGGAAAGAACGGAGAACAAGGTTTGAAGATTACCGTAAAAGGGCAGGAGTATGCTGGGTATGTCACAACATTCATTCGATAGATGGTTGCGAATGCGGCTGATCCCCAACGTGGATAGGCTTCGCCAATTTGTCAACCTTACACTCTTGTGCGACACATCGTCAGACTCTCCTAACCCAACGCTCGTCTCCTATACTGCCGGTGCTCTCGCTCTCGAATGGGCGACTCCCGATGCTTGCCCACGCTCAGGGGATTCTTCTAGCCCATCTAGCTCAGACGGAGGTGGGGGCGgattcttctcctttgtaAAGACTCTGTTTTGGTTAATCATCATTGGGTTGATTCTGTACTTTGCCATTGGTAAGTTGCTGTCTGATTTGATCCTGTCCATTGTAGTCGCGCTGATGTCTGCGAACAGGGATATTCTACAATCACCAACAATATTCTGCCAGGGGCTGGGACCTTATTCCACACCGTGATTTTTGGCGAGAAGTACCGACCCTTGTTCAAGATTTAGTTTCCCACGTTATGGCCAACGTGCGGGGTTCAGGTAGCGGAGGCAGGGGCGGCTATAGCAGTCTTGGTTAATTATCGGCACTGGGTGATTGTATTCTAAGATGAATATCGATTTGTACTATCGTGAAGTCGTTGCATCGTGACATTGAGTTTTCCAGAGCTGGACTACATTCATAACCTATATTTTCCTGTAGCTCCCGAGACGCTCTCGCTTCCAAGCACACCATTTGCACTTTCTCTGCTGGCAGCCAAACTCTGCACATTCTTCTGCATTTCCACCCATTCACTATCCCGAGGCATGACTAACTTCTCTGCTACATCATGGATGTACACCTTGCCGTCAGATGAGCCCAAAGCAACCTTGCGTGCTGTCGCTGAGCGATCCCAGGCGAGCTTGTTGATTGCACGGGAAGAGACATTGGTTGAGACGATAGGTACCTATCACGCTGATTAGCAAAGTGCTCTATGGGTCATTATCAGAGTACGCACTTCAACATCCTGGTTAAGATTCCATAAGTCAAACTTTCCAGACCCGTCAACAGTACCAAACACAGCgggatggtgaggatgCCATTTGACATCAAACACATAGTCGTTTGCCTCTTCAAATGAGTGCACAGGGGCCACGGTCTtgtcttctccctttccactGGCCTGCATTCCGGAAGCTCCCTTTGTATTGCTAGCAGCTTTCGTTCGCCACAGTTTAACTGTCCAATCGACAGAGCTGGTAAGGAAAAGATCGGAGAAGTCAATCGAACCTGTACCGGGGTGGAAGTGGATACCTGTAACAGGAGCGGCATGGCCGCGATACGCTTCTTCAGAATTGAGTCCTGCCTTGGCAGATGCACGGTCGTAACGATTGGCCTGGTAGACGgatccttcttcagtaCCAATCCAGAAAGTTGATGTCTCGTTATCAGGGAAGTCGAAACACGTGATGGACACCTCGTCGGACTTGCTATGAGCAGGCATGGTAAGTGGAAGAGCTTCCTGAACAGATATCAAGAGTTAGCTTCGCGTGCTGGTGACGATAGGATGACTTACTTGTGGTTGAGCCAGCATATCAGCTAACCAGGAACAAACGAGCCCATCTGTACTACTGGAAATAAGGTTGTTGGCATTCTGCGTGCCAACCATCTTCATAGCGTAAATGGGATAGGTGTGGCCGGTGGCTGATAATGGGGTTTTCAGAACCGGCAGATGCTTTGCTCGGGTATCCCACAGGAGTACTTGACCAGAGTATGTGCCACCGAAAATGAGAGTAGGATGATAGGGTGAAAAAGATACGGAAAGTACGTCCGACTGAGATAAATTTAGCTGAATAAACATTGTTGAGCGACATGAATACATACGGGAGAGTGAAAGACAAATTCAGGTCTTtcgaggagatgaaggttCCAAACTGCAACGATGCCGTCGGGATCGTTGACTGCAGAAGGGTTTTTATTATAGGACGCGACACTCAACTCAGGGAACTGCAATTATAAGCGTTTGTACAAGAGTGATTGAAGCAAGGCTCACTTTGGGTGACCAGTCCACGTCTGTTACAGATCTTCCATTTGTCCAACGCTCATCTGAAAAGGCACAGAACAGTTTAACTTTTTGTCCCTCTGACTCGTCACTATACCCAGGTTAGATTTATTTACAGCCATGAACTCAATTGCACTCACAATGCACCGTCGATACCAATAGTGTAGTCTTTGATGTAATCGTACCCATCGCTTAGGGCCCTTTGGACGATTCGAGTAGACTCTTCGATGAACGACGTAAAATCTGGTGCTGCAAAAATGGCTTGTCGTTGTTCATCCGATAACTCTGCAGCCAACGTTCAGCAAGCTCTTTAACACACATGCATTACTCACCAGCGATTTTCAGCTCTTCCGTCTTCGTTCTCAATTCCCTAAGCTCTTTTTCCAAAgattttctctcttcatccagtTCTTCCAATATCCTCTTCCgcatctcatcctcagtttcttttccattctcGTCTGCTGCGCCTTTTCGTCTTCGCCGGCGACCAgtgtcatcttctccatcggATTGAGCACCATCATAATCAATGTCATCCGTAGAGGTAGACGTGGAGGTCATAGTTTGAATAGCTTTCGAATAGGTGACAGGCGCCGCTTTAGCGGACTACGACGTTTAATTAAACATTGATCATGTAACTTTGACGATGATTGCCAGCCTTACCTTTGACGGGAGCTCAAACAGCTCTGCCTGATGATCCACAAAGTCTACGGTCTGGAACGGAGAAGGCGAGACCATACTTTCCCTGTAAACTCCCCCATCAGCTCTCGATCGACAAATTGCCGTTATCCCATTTTCACGCACTGATCAATATTTGCCGGCACACCAATCGATGTTCCCCCGACTGTCGAGCCGGCAGCTCTGCTCAAGCTCTCCTCATTGCTCAGCCGACTTACTCTGCCGCCTGGCGTACCTGGTATACTAGCCGGAGGAGTTGACCCAGATGGTCTGGCAGGGGTACCGATTGTTGATGGGcgggtggaggatgggccTGTGAGTGGTGTTGCGGGTCGGGCCAAGAGTGAATCGACCAGTTCATTGACATCTCTTCTGTTTGTGGTCAATGGCTGGTGTGTGTATATGTGTTAGCATAGTGGGAAAAGGGGGAAGGTAGATATGGACTGACTTCAGCTGAACCTAAACCTGAGCCTTTCTCTGCTTGAGCAAGGAGCTGTTTTCGTTCGTCCCTGGCTCTTCTGAGCTCTGCAAGCTTtgctctcttttcctcgatCTCTTGCCGTCTCCTGTCACTCATATTAGGAGTATGCCACAGAATATAAAAGGGTTGTgactgaagaggagagtgatTTGGGGGGGTTGACGAGAACGAAAGACAACCGAGAAACGCGTCAATGCCTCATCAAAATAAGTCGTAGTGTTCAGTCACAAACAGCGGAAATCCCCGCCTTCCAcagtgacgatgatgataaaCGGATATTATTATTCATGAACAACCGTACTTGTAATTGTGCAGACCATTTCCTGCATGTCCCATATGTACAACTGCAATATAAACTGGCTAATCTATGCTATTCTATAACGGAACTCCGAGCTTCTTGGCTTCATTCCGGAACATTTCAAGTCGCTCAGTGGCGTACGCCTGGTATCCCGTGGTCTGCGGTCAGCACAAAGTGTTCATTTTACACGCATATAAGGGGATACAAGGGGCACGTACAAGATAATCGAATTCTGGGACATacccttcctttttcgtGACCAAGGCACAGATCTGTTCTTCAGCTTGAACCAAACCCCATAACGCCCAGTTTATACTGCACCCCGGACTCCAAATCCTTACTTCACGTTCAAGAGCAGCGACCTTGTCTGCTGGAACATCCTTGCGTTTGCCTACCACTTCTTCGccattccttccatccactTCGACCGATAAGTATGCTCGATAAAAATCTTCACGCTGATTAGGTGTGGGGTAGGGGAAATGAGGAATGAGAGAATGAGAGAGAGTTGGGTGATGGTAGTTTGCTCGCCATTCGTGGAAATGGTTGGCAATATCGTACCCACGGGGGTTGGGAGAGGCATACTCAAAGTCAATCACAATATACTTTTCATTTTGTACGTTAGCCAAGGTCACTGCCAGATATTGGAAGATGCTCACACGACAGTGTTCAGGCGTGTTGGGCGGAAGCTCAACATCGAGGCGTAACAGATTTCCATAGTGCGTGTCATTGTCTGGACGTAGCGATAAGCTTCATTTGCAACGCATTGGTTttaaagaaaaaaaaaaagaacgtACGAGCAAACACCACGCCGTTACCTTTTCCAGTTTGCGATTCCACAAAGTTCCGATAGATTGAAATTTCTTCCTGGATACGATGCAAGGATAAACGCTCTACCCACGCTTCCAATGTCCCGCCCAGAGATGTTAAAGAGCTGATAACATCCTCGGCTGCTTCGGACCATTCTTTGAGACATATCCATAATGCGGGCTCCGTAGCGCGACCTTGTTCGTATCCCAAGAGACGCAAGTCCACTGAATGAAGTTCGCGCATCCGCCGAGCAATGCCACGAGAAATAATTGGGTCGCGTAATTCTTGAGCGGTCAAAGCGCGTGATGGGAAGAATTCCTCGACTCGGCCATTGGTAAAAGTGCCAAAAATTCTGGGGCCAATGCCATATTGAGTACTAAGAACGTGGAGTATACGTAATTCTTCCGATCGGGAGATTAGTGCATCAGAGGAAGGGCCATAGACtctgaagagaagagtgtgCGGATACTGATCGGGAGTGAGTGGTGGAGGGTGGGATGGGTCGGATGGAGGAATGGTAGGGGTTAGCAGGGGCGATTCCGAAGGCGAAGTTGGGTTCGGAGCGGGATtgaaagaaacaaaaaagacGGCATTTGTCATGGCCCCTGAGACTTTTTGAAGGTGGACGTTGGTGGGCGTtaaaagaggagaggacCATCTCGGAACGTGCTGTGTACGTGTCAGACGATATGGTTTTCTGAAGTACTCACGAGGCGTCGCAAGATAGCCAGGACTTTTTGCTTGAAAACTGGATGCCGCCATTCGCTGAGATTTAGAGATAAGCTGATGAATGAAGATATGTCCAAGCAGCAGACTCACCTCGCATCCACACTCAGCGCAACATGCCGAACGTCGTTGACACCGTTTTCGTCAATTTGGTCAGGCGAGGCAGCGTACTGATCCTTTTTATCGAGAAGGGGAGGGTCCAAGCTGAACTCGGACAACTTTGAAAAGCTGCTTCCTGATGTCCTTCTATGCCTTTGCAGCGACCTTGACCCAGATTGCGAGGACGAGTAGGAGTCTGAGCTGCTTGCAAGGACAGTGGAGGCGAGTGCCaggggggagaggggagggcCTGCTGGCTCGACGGGAGGGCGGGTGGGGTGACCACCATGCTGGACGACGTGTGCAGGCTGCGTATAATTAGGCGTGAGAGGGCGCGGAGCGAAGCTGGAGCTGTGAACGGTATGGTGGGCAAAGGAGTAGGGGAAAAGACAAATGTAGTGTGTGGTGTACGTAGTGGGCGAGTAGTAGCCATCGCAATACCAAAATAACCCACGTGGACGTCGCGTGATGAATAGGCACGGAAGTCAATCCTGTCATTTAGGCACGCCGGATGTATCCGCtgatcatccatctccgcGGATTTGTGTGGTTCCTTGATCGGTGGAGAGTTCGAGAGCATTCCTCAATTCGACCTCATAATTCCCCTCATGTTATCTCCCACTACTTCATATACATAACTTGTTCCACTCCGTCGTGCACTTCCACCCACTCCCACCATGGCCGCGAACCATGgtgtcttcttccacccaCCGCAG
Above is a genomic segment from Cryptococcus deuterogattii R265 chromosome 8, complete sequence containing:
- a CDS encoding dynein intermediate chain cytosolic, which produces MSDRRRQEIEEKRAKLAELRRARDERKQLLAQAEKGSGLGSAEPLTTNRRDVNELVDSLLARPATPLTGPSSTRPSTIGTPARPSGSTPPASIPGTPGGRVSRLSNEESLSRAAGSTVGGTSIGVPANIDQESMVSPSPFQTVDFVDHQAELFELPSKSAKAAPVTYSKAIQTMTSTSTSTDDIDYDGAQSDGEDDTGRRRRRKGAADENGKETEDEMRKRILEELDEERKSLEKELRELRTKTEELKIAELSDEQRQAIFAAPDFTSFIEESTRIVQRALSDGYDYIKDYTIGIDGAFDESEGQKVKLFCAFSDERWTNGRSVTDVDWSPKFPELSVASYNKNPSAVNDPDGIVAVWNLHLLERPEFVFHSPSDVLSVSFSPYHPTLIFGGTYSGQVLLWDTRAKHLPVLKTPLSATGHTYPIYAMKMVGTQNANNLISSSTDGLVCSWLADMLAQPQEALPLTMPAHSKSDEVSITCFDFPDNETSTFWIGTEEGSVYQANRYDRASAKAGLNSEEAYRGHAAPVTGIHFHPGTGSIDFSDLFLTSSVDWTVKLWRTKAASNTKGASGMQASGKGEDKTVAPVHSFEEANDYVFDVKWHPHHPAVFGTVDGSGKFDLWNLNQDVEVPIVSTNVSSRAINKLAWDRSATARKVALGSSDGKVYIHDVAEKLVMPRDSEWVEMQKNVQSLAASRESANGVLGSESVSGATGKYRL
- a CDS encoding cyclin H is translated as MVLSGQATPSEAGPSKPSLTPGPSAYHESSQFRHWRFSPSTLDRIRSELNTKSVEVARRNTELEKEAQKSLGHDIADPPPAATYLTVNDELLLLHFYCSQVSRICREGFGLPEVVESTAISYVKRFYLKNSVMEWHPKIIMPTCLYLAAKTTNFPISADQFVSKIPKLTSEDVLEKEFLVAQSLSFEFWVHGADKALRGWTLDMQDQPNPPLDAIQKAIAPAFTHLSTSYLSDAEFIFTPSQISLACLRMADKKLVESFLEGRYAAHAAAIASKSVDGAEESGTGTPIQGPAPLYGMEKARLLEILGQIEAIIQTAAVGLDVKKVKEVDKRLRQCTNPEKIPGTALYIKRKQETEAAEAAAKAAKTLKAQSSAADSNVFFGGSLPLANAQSKSRVPLSPRVNLNGNQKAGGAEVEMSDTGMGIQGESGGLAMGGKGLKDVGLPLSKD
- a CDS encoding choline kinase; protein product: MDDQRIHPACLNDRIDFRAYSSRDVHPAHVVQHGGHPTRPPVEPAGPPLSPLALASTVLASSSDSYSSSQSGSRSLQRHRRTSGSSFSKLSEFSLDPPLLDKKDQYAASPDQIDENGVNDVRHVALSVDASEWRHPVFKQKVLAILRRLHVPRWSSPLLTPTNVHLQKVSGAMTNAVFFVSFNPAPNPTSPSESPLLTPTIPPSDPSHPPPLTPDQYPHTLLFRVYGPSSDALISRSEELRILHVLSTQYGIGPRIFGTFTNGRVEEFFPSRALTAQELRDPIISRGIARRMRELHSVDLRLLGYEQGRATEPALWICLKEWSEAAEDVISSLTSLGGTLEAWVERLSLHRIQEEISIYRNFVESQTGKGNGVVFAHNDTHYGNLLRLDVELPPNTPEHCRYIVIDFEYASPNPRGYDIANHFHEWRANYHHPTLSHSLIPHFPYPTPNQREDFYRAYLSVEVDGRNGEEVVGKRKDVPADKVAALEREVRIWSPGCSINWALWGLVQAEEQICALVTKKEGYVPEFDYLAYATERLEMFRNEAKKLGVPL